A genomic region of Synechococcus sp. NOUM97013 contains the following coding sequences:
- a CDS encoding response regulator transcription factor, whose amino-acid sequence MTRIVADALADTGGDRVLLVGGQAVALADRLQASGYQPLDWGSGAASGVSADGRSHPVAAILADDQADRVSDLRSRFGALPILIGVKDDSVAAREHVFACGADDFWFPSAGPSDLLQRLRLHLAIQAQSQQRRPVMQIADLSLDLASRQVRRGSRPIALTAREYALLLLLLEQRGTVVSRDRILREVWNDEQGSSSNVIEVYVRYLRQKLEESGESRLIHTIRGRGYCLSDGVPKLDPR is encoded by the coding sequence ATGACCCGCATCGTTGCCGACGCTCTTGCTGACACCGGTGGAGATCGGGTGCTGTTGGTCGGTGGCCAGGCAGTAGCTCTGGCGGACCGCTTGCAGGCCTCCGGCTACCAGCCGCTGGACTGGGGCAGCGGTGCTGCCAGTGGGGTGTCTGCGGATGGCCGATCCCATCCGGTGGCAGCGATTCTTGCCGATGATCAAGCAGACAGGGTCAGCGATCTGCGCAGCCGCTTCGGGGCGTTGCCGATCCTGATCGGCGTGAAGGACGACAGCGTCGCAGCGCGGGAGCACGTGTTTGCCTGCGGGGCCGATGACTTCTGGTTTCCCTCGGCTGGACCCAGCGACCTGCTCCAGCGCCTGCGCCTGCATCTGGCGATTCAGGCCCAGAGTCAGCAGCGGAGACCTGTGATGCAGATCGCTGATCTGAGTCTGGATCTGGCGTCCCGTCAGGTGCGTCGGGGTAGCCGTCCGATCGCCTTGACGGCACGTGAATACGCCCTGCTGCTGTTGTTGCTGGAGCAGCGCGGCACGGTGGTCAGTCGCGATCGGATTCTGCGCGAGGTCTGGAACGACGAGCAGGGATCCTCCAGCAATGTGATTGAGGTGTACGTGCGCTATCTGCGCCAGAAACTGGAGGAGTCCGGGGAATCCCGTCTGATTCACACCATCCGTGGCCGCGGCTACTGCCTCAGTGATGGGGTGCCCAAGCTGGATCCGCGCTGA
- a CDS encoding DUF1517 domain-containing protein yields MADSPNRPTRRLLHRWLSGLMVPVLLIGLLVLMPQPSEAARGGRIGGGSFRAPSMPRSSGYRGGGMGGGYNRGYGGGGFGFPFIIPIFGFGGGGLLGFLVLMGIVGVLVNAVRGGGSGGRAAIGGYDSPREIAGGPVSLLQLQIGLLASAKDLQTDLRQLAASADTSSSAGLQRVLQDTTLALLRQPDLWVYANVESGSVPFNAAESTFNRLSMTERSKLREELTTNVGGVRSSAATLSSRGDADATNEFIVVTVLVASRQAVNLKKADTSEQLRESLRILGSTASSDLMALEVIWQPDGSGDVLSADELVTAYPNLQHL; encoded by the coding sequence TTGGCCGATTCGCCGAACCGCCCCACCCGCCGTCTTCTGCACCGTTGGCTTTCGGGCCTGATGGTGCCAGTGCTCCTGATCGGACTGCTGGTGTTGATGCCCCAGCCCAGCGAAGCAGCCCGTGGTGGCCGCATCGGAGGGGGCAGCTTCCGCGCTCCCTCCATGCCACGCAGCAGCGGCTACCGCGGTGGCGGCATGGGAGGTGGCTACAACCGCGGTTACGGCGGCGGCGGATTCGGCTTTCCCTTCATCATTCCGATCTTCGGATTCGGGGGTGGCGGCCTGCTGGGCTTCCTGGTGCTGATGGGCATCGTGGGCGTTCTGGTGAATGCAGTGCGAGGTGGTGGATCCGGCGGCCGCGCCGCCATCGGCGGCTACGACAGTCCGCGCGAAATCGCCGGTGGTCCGGTGTCGCTGTTGCAGCTCCAGATCGGCCTTCTGGCCAGCGCCAAAGATCTGCAGACAGATCTGCGTCAGCTGGCGGCCAGCGCTGACACCAGCAGCTCCGCCGGACTGCAGCGTGTCCTGCAAGACACCACCCTGGCGCTGCTCCGGCAGCCCGACCTGTGGGTCTACGCCAACGTGGAATCGGGCAGCGTTCCGTTCAATGCAGCGGAATCCACCTTCAATCGCCTGTCAATGACCGAGCGCAGCAAGCTGCGTGAAGAACTCACCACCAACGTCGGCGGTGTTCGCTCCTCTGCAGCGACCCTGAGCAGCCGCGGCGATGCCGATGCCACCAATGAATTCATCGTGGTGACGGTGCTGGTGGCCAGCCGCCAGGCGGTGAACCTGAAGAAAGCTGACACCAGCGAACAGCTGCGGGAATCGCTGCGGATCCTGGGCTCGACCGCCTCCAGCGACCTGATGGCTCTGGAGGTGATCTGGCAGCCCGATGGCTCCGGCGACGTGCTCAGCGCTGATGAACTGGTCACGGCCTATCCGAACCTTCAGCACCTCTGA
- the pheS gene encoding phenylalanine--tRNA ligase subunit alpha, with amino-acid sequence MSATITLQQLTDQLDALEAEAAEAIAAAADAEALEQLRVGLLGKKGRLSGVLGAMGKLPGNERPLVGQRANVLKTQVQSLLGDRLQAVKQAAMEARIAAETLDVTATAQGTPMGHRHPLISTTEEIVDLFCGLGYQVEEGPEVETDHHNFTALNIPPDHPARDMQDTFYLKDNLLLRTHTSPVQIRHLENNAPPVRIVAPGRVYRRDAVDATHSPVFHQVEVLAIDEGLDFSHLRGTVMAFLKAFFGDLPVRFRASYFPFTEPSAEVDVQWRGRWLEVMGCGMVDPAVLQGLGLDPERYSGFAAGLGVERFCMVRHGIDDIRRLYTSDLRFLEQF; translated from the coding sequence GTGAGCGCCACCATCACCCTGCAGCAGCTCACCGATCAGCTTGACGCGCTGGAAGCTGAGGCCGCCGAAGCCATTGCGGCAGCTGCGGATGCTGAGGCGCTCGAGCAGTTGCGTGTCGGTTTGCTTGGCAAGAAGGGCCGGCTCTCCGGTGTGCTCGGTGCGATGGGCAAGCTGCCCGGCAACGAGCGTCCCCTGGTGGGACAGCGGGCGAATGTGCTCAAGACCCAGGTGCAGTCGCTGCTGGGTGACCGTCTGCAGGCGGTGAAGCAGGCCGCCATGGAGGCGCGCATCGCCGCTGAAACCCTGGATGTGACGGCGACCGCCCAGGGAACCCCCATGGGGCACCGCCACCCCCTGATCTCCACCACCGAGGAGATCGTTGATCTGTTCTGCGGCCTGGGATATCAGGTGGAGGAAGGCCCCGAGGTGGAAACCGACCACCACAACTTCACCGCTTTGAACATTCCCCCGGACCATCCGGCCCGGGACATGCAGGACACCTTCTATTTGAAGGACAACCTGCTGCTGCGCACCCACACCTCACCGGTGCAGATCCGCCATCTGGAGAACAACGCCCCACCGGTGCGGATCGTGGCTCCCGGGCGGGTGTATCGCCGCGATGCGGTGGATGCCACCCATTCGCCGGTCTTCCACCAGGTGGAGGTGCTGGCGATCGATGAGGGATTGGATTTCAGCCACCTGCGCGGCACGGTGATGGCCTTCCTCAAGGCGTTCTTCGGGGATCTGCCGGTGCGGTTCCGCGCCAGCTACTTCCCCTTCACCGAGCCTTCCGCCGAGGTGGATGTGCAGTGGCGTGGCCGCTGGCTGGAAGTGATGGGGTGCGGCATGGTCGACCCCGCTGTCCTGCAGGGTCTGGGTCTGGATCCGGAGCGCTACAGCGGTTTCGCGGCCGGCCTGGGTGTGGAGCGGTTCTGCATGGTGCGCCATGGCATTGATGACATCCGCCGCCTTTACACCAGTGATCTGCGCTTCCTCGAGCAGTTCTGA
- a CDS encoding DUF3611 family protein, whose translation MADRLDFQLLALGLRRTAWIRFWIQTALGVVVVGVLMFNNIGGSLSRNADRAVGLSPGLSLTTLSFFVLLFSLWQGWLIVRLGRALDSGARPSRGEASRLIKRGIFADLLGLVFAAVGYQSLAGALFVQASQQTPGIAIGGQGVAENLAITSLEMLSVLSNTQVLFAHLIGLLFSLWLLQRIYRTR comes from the coding sequence ATGGCTGATCGGCTCGACTTCCAGTTGCTGGCCCTCGGCCTGCGCCGCACCGCCTGGATCCGCTTCTGGATCCAGACCGCCCTCGGTGTCGTGGTGGTCGGGGTGCTGATGTTCAACAACATCGGCGGCAGCCTCTCCCGTAATGCCGATCGGGCCGTGGGCCTGAGTCCTGGCCTGTCGCTCACCACCCTGTCGTTTTTCGTGCTGCTGTTCAGCCTCTGGCAGGGATGGCTGATCGTGCGCCTGGGTCGCGCGCTCGACAGCGGGGCGCGTCCCAGCCGCGGTGAAGCCAGTCGGTTGATCAAGCGCGGAATCTTTGCCGATCTGCTCGGCCTGGTGTTCGCGGCGGTGGGCTATCAGTCGCTCGCGGGTGCCCTGTTTGTTCAAGCGTCCCAGCAGACGCCTGGCATCGCTATTGGTGGCCAGGGGGTGGCTGAAAACCTGGCGATCACCTCGCTGGAGATGCTCTCAGTGCTGAGCAACACCCAGGTGCTGTTCGCGCACCTGATCGGTTTGCTGTTCTCGCTGTGGTTGCTGCAGCGGATCTACCGCACCCGCTGA
- the surE gene encoding 5'/3'-nucleotidase SurE, translated as MAPLRILISNDDGVFADGIKALALAAAGRGHQVTVVCPDKERSATGHGLTLQQPIRAERADRLFGNDITAWACSGTPADCVKLALFELLDAPPDLVLSGINHGPNLGTDVFCSGTVAAAMEGTLERRPAMAVSSACFKWRDFEGAAQIAVDAAESALREGWPENLLLNLNLPPCKAETMGPMRWTRLSIRRYDEQFSPRKDPQGRTYYWLAGEVVEDLESGGDGPRDWPTDVAQIEANAPSLTPIQPELFWRGSLGSLPQLELDGQRVR; from the coding sequence ATGGCCCCGCTGAGGATCCTGATCAGCAATGACGACGGCGTGTTTGCCGACGGCATCAAAGCCCTGGCACTGGCTGCCGCCGGCCGCGGCCACCAAGTGACCGTGGTCTGTCCTGACAAGGAGCGCTCCGCCACCGGCCACGGACTCACCCTGCAGCAACCGATCCGAGCCGAGCGCGCTGACCGGTTGTTCGGCAACGACATCACCGCCTGGGCCTGCAGCGGCACCCCAGCCGATTGCGTGAAGCTGGCGCTGTTCGAACTGCTGGATGCCCCACCGGACCTGGTGCTATCGGGCATCAACCATGGCCCCAATCTCGGAACCGACGTGTTCTGTTCCGGCACCGTGGCTGCCGCCATGGAGGGCACGCTCGAGCGTCGGCCCGCCATGGCCGTGAGCAGCGCCTGCTTCAAATGGCGCGATTTCGAAGGGGCCGCGCAGATCGCCGTCGATGCCGCCGAATCAGCACTCCGGGAAGGCTGGCCGGAGAACCTCCTGCTCAACCTCAACCTGCCGCCCTGCAAGGCGGAGACCATGGGACCGATGCGCTGGACACGACTGTCGATCCGTCGTTACGACGAGCAGTTCAGCCCCCGCAAGGACCCCCAGGGACGCACCTACTACTGGCTCGCCGGCGAGGTGGTGGAAGACCTGGAGTCCGGCGGCGATGGGCCCCGCGACTGGCCCACGGATGTGGCGCAGATCGAAGCCAACGCCCCGTCACTCACCCCGATCCAACCGGAACTGTTCTGGCGCGGCTCCTTGGGGAGCCTTCCGCAACTGGAACTGGACGGTCAGCGGGTGCGGTAG
- the cbiE gene encoding precorrin-6y C5,15-methyltransferase (decarboxylating) subunit CbiE has protein sequence MIDVIGTDAGAPDTLPPAGQRLVQQAHLVAAPKRMLPALQQWPGCPSNLHWIASDDPIALCDALLTLEPDQQAVVLASGDPLWFGIGRILIERLGRDSLRFHPGPSSLQLAFARLGRPWQNAEWISLHGRDPAPLARRLQQRPSALAVLTDPSRGGLADVRSILQSSSLQASYGLWLCEALGHGDERVQKLAPSDAIPSDLNPLHLVVLLAEPAAEPIPDQLPLFGIEDGVYLQHDDRPGLMTKREVRIQLLAELELPAAGVLWDLGAGTGSVGLEALRLQPQLQLMAVERRSGGGRLIQANARRLGVQPAAVLEGDALSVLEQLPDPDRVLLGGGGRQRQALLQAVIARMKPGGVVVIPMATLEAVAELRPLLSEAGWSVRMHQHQSWRGMPLAEGTRLSPMNPVLVLQGRKLRPGASESTITHP, from the coding sequence ATGATCGATGTGATCGGCACTGACGCTGGCGCTCCTGACACACTCCCGCCTGCGGGTCAGCGGCTGGTGCAACAGGCCCACCTGGTGGCTGCACCGAAACGCATGCTGCCGGCATTGCAACAGTGGCCGGGATGCCCTTCCAACCTGCACTGGATCGCCAGCGACGATCCGATTGCCCTCTGCGACGCACTGCTGACGCTGGAGCCGGATCAGCAGGCGGTGGTGCTGGCCAGTGGTGATCCGCTCTGGTTCGGCATCGGCAGGATCCTGATCGAACGCCTGGGCCGCGACAGCCTGCGCTTCCATCCAGGGCCGAGTTCGCTGCAACTGGCCTTCGCACGCCTGGGCCGGCCCTGGCAGAACGCCGAGTGGATCAGCCTGCATGGACGCGACCCAGCTCCTTTGGCGCGCCGCCTGCAGCAACGCCCCAGCGCCCTGGCGGTGCTCACCGATCCGAGCCGCGGTGGTTTGGCCGACGTGCGCAGCATCCTGCAAAGCAGCAGCCTCCAAGCCAGCTACGGCCTGTGGCTGTGCGAAGCCCTCGGCCATGGGGACGAACGGGTGCAGAAACTGGCTCCCTCCGATGCAATCCCCAGCGACCTCAACCCCCTGCACCTGGTGGTGCTGCTGGCGGAGCCAGCGGCGGAGCCGATCCCTGACCAGCTGCCCTTATTTGGCATCGAAGACGGTGTGTATCTCCAGCACGACGACCGTCCCGGCCTGATGACCAAGCGGGAGGTGCGCATCCAGCTGCTGGCCGAGCTCGAGTTGCCTGCTGCTGGGGTGCTTTGGGACCTGGGGGCTGGCACCGGCAGCGTCGGGCTGGAAGCCTTGCGGCTGCAACCGCAGCTGCAGCTGATGGCGGTGGAGCGACGCAGCGGCGGCGGCCGGCTGATCCAGGCCAACGCCCGGCGCCTGGGGGTGCAGCCAGCAGCGGTGCTCGAGGGTGATGCGCTCTCCGTTCTGGAGCAACTGCCCGATCCCGACCGGGTGCTGCTGGGTGGCGGCGGCCGTCAACGCCAAGCGCTGCTGCAGGCGGTGATCGCGCGTATGAAGCCTGGCGGGGTGGTGGTGATTCCCATGGCCACCCTGGAAGCCGTGGCGGAACTGCGGCCACTGCTGAGCGAAGCCGGCTGGAGCGTGCGCATGCACCAACATCAGAGCTGGCGCGGGATGCCCCTGGCGGAGGGGACGCGGTTGTCGCCGATGAACCCGGTTCTGGTGCTGCAGGGCCGCAAGCTCCGGCCCGGCGCTTCAGAATCGACGATCACGCACCCCTGA
- a CDS encoding NAD(+) kinase, with protein MPRVGLIVNDGKPLAVETAAAIQSRLELGGHEVVRASSSGGMVGFANPDQHLRMLGYAACVPEGFDHSMVLAIVLGGDGTVLSAARQTAPVGVPILTINTGHLGFLAEAYLDDLDRALEQVLTQQWTIEERANLVVSVMRGDQRRWEALSLNEMALHREPLTSMCHFEIAIGRHAPVDISADGVILSTPTGSTAYALSAGGPVITPDCPVLQLTPIAPHSLASRALVFSDAEPVTVFPATPERLMMVVDGSAGCYVWPEDRVLIRRSEHPVRFVRLTDHEFFQVLRNKLGWGLPHVAKPDRP; from the coding sequence GTGCCCCGGGTAGGACTGATCGTCAACGACGGCAAGCCATTGGCTGTCGAGACAGCAGCTGCGATTCAGTCACGGCTTGAGCTTGGCGGCCATGAGGTGGTGCGCGCCAGCAGTTCGGGCGGGATGGTCGGCTTCGCCAATCCCGATCAGCACTTGCGCATGCTCGGCTATGCCGCCTGTGTCCCCGAGGGGTTTGACCACTCGATGGTGCTGGCGATTGTGCTTGGGGGCGATGGCACGGTGCTCTCGGCAGCGCGTCAGACCGCGCCGGTCGGGGTGCCGATCCTCACCATCAACACCGGTCATCTTGGCTTCCTTGCCGAGGCCTACCTCGACGACCTGGACCGGGCGTTGGAGCAGGTGCTGACTCAACAGTGGACGATTGAAGAGCGCGCCAATCTGGTGGTGAGCGTGATGCGGGGGGATCAGCGTCGCTGGGAGGCGTTGTCGCTGAATGAGATGGCCCTGCACCGGGAACCGCTCACCAGCATGTGCCATTTCGAGATCGCGATCGGACGCCATGCGCCGGTGGATATCTCCGCCGATGGGGTGATTCTGTCGACGCCCACCGGCTCGACCGCCTATGCCCTCAGCGCCGGGGGGCCGGTGATCACGCCGGATTGCCCGGTGCTGCAACTCACGCCGATCGCGCCTCACTCGTTGGCGTCACGGGCCTTGGTGTTCAGTGATGCCGAGCCGGTCACTGTGTTTCCGGCCACGCCCGAGCGTCTGATGATGGTGGTGGATGGCAGCGCCGGTTGTTACGTGTGGCCGGAAGACCGGGTGCTGATCCGCCGCAGTGAGCATCCGGTGCGCTTCGTGCGGCTCACCGATCACGAGTTCTTCCAGGTGTTGCGCAACAAATTGGGTTGGGGGCTTCCCCACGTGGCCAAGCCGGACCGCCCATGA
- a CDS encoding DUF192 domain-containing protein → MELPPQNLPIEARWCLDQRPSLCVSLEVADTAREQQLGLMQRPALPPLRGMWFPVTPSQPLRFWMHNTLAPLDMVFVRDGKVLDVAAQVPVCPGLPCPSHWADADQNGRADFVDGVIEIGAGEAERLGIRPGDPVLIAPIRIAPSDTSLTR, encoded by the coding sequence ATGGAGCTGCCGCCTCAGAACCTGCCAATCGAAGCGCGATGGTGTCTGGACCAGAGGCCCTCACTGTGCGTTTCCCTGGAAGTGGCTGACACGGCCAGGGAACAGCAGCTGGGCTTGATGCAACGGCCGGCGCTGCCACCGCTGCGTGGCATGTGGTTTCCGGTGACGCCGTCTCAGCCGCTGCGCTTTTGGATGCACAACACCCTTGCTCCGCTGGACATGGTGTTTGTGCGCGATGGCAAGGTGCTGGACGTCGCGGCGCAGGTGCCGGTCTGCCCCGGGCTGCCATGCCCGTCGCACTGGGCGGATGCCGATCAGAACGGCCGTGCTGACTTCGTCGATGGTGTGATCGAGATCGGCGCCGGCGAGGCAGAACGATTGGGCATTCGCCCGGGTGATCCTGTGCTGATCGCACCGATTCGGATTGCACCCTCTGACACGTCTTTGACGCGCTGA
- a CDS encoding ferric reductase-like transmembrane domain-containing protein: MARLGWRLTALATLVIVAGLGLHFGVSGWTATSVTAGIDATGRSSLALFSMSFVASSVHRLWPSTVSRWMLQNRRWLGLSFASSHAIHLMLIIAMSFAFPNPFLSEQSAGKWLMGGVAYLFVALMALTSTNAAQRWMGMKHWTRLHVIGSYWIWATFALTYVGHVKQGPADFYAPLLAFTLLLLLIRWIGHLRPNRPMSPVG; the protein is encoded by the coding sequence ATGGCGCGTCTTGGATGGCGACTGACGGCCTTGGCAACCCTCGTGATCGTGGCCGGCCTTGGTTTGCACTTTGGTGTTTCCGGTTGGACGGCGACGTCAGTGACGGCAGGAATTGATGCCACTGGCCGCAGCTCGCTGGCGCTGTTTTCGATGTCTTTTGTGGCGTCAAGTGTGCATCGCCTCTGGCCTTCGACAGTCAGCCGGTGGATGCTTCAAAACAGGCGTTGGCTTGGCTTGAGTTTCGCCTCGTCCCATGCGATTCATCTGATGTTGATCATCGCGATGTCGTTCGCGTTTCCTAATCCGTTTCTGAGTGAGCAGTCGGCTGGCAAGTGGCTGATGGGAGGTGTTGCTTATCTCTTCGTCGCCCTGATGGCCCTGACGTCGACGAATGCGGCCCAACGATGGATGGGCATGAAGCATTGGACGCGACTCCACGTGATTGGTTCCTATTGGATTTGGGCCACATTCGCCCTCACGTACGTGGGTCATGTGAAGCAAGGTCCAGCGGATTTCTACGCACCTTTGCTTGCGTTCACGTTGCTTCTCTTGTTGATCCGCTGGATTGGTCACCTCCGGCCCAACAGGCCCATGAGCCCTGTTGGCTGA
- a CDS encoding bifunctional riboflavin kinase/FAD synthetase: MIPLCSPQQARTPTALALGSFDGLHAGHRRVIDAVCREPAGGIPTVVSFWPHPREVLHGEPRLRLDLPEEKLHLLDPLGIQQLVLVPFNRELAQLSASRFVEEMLIGTLQARHIAVGANFRFGRGREGGAETLKAMAEAVGVRVTVVPILEDPGGRMSSSRIRQALGEGDLISARELLQRAYQFQGTVVQGRGLGHQLGWPTANLQVDGRKFLPGLGVYAAWAWVEGEDAAIPAVMNLGPQPTVDPDSPSAVEVHLLDTRRELVGRTLRVEPVERLRGQCRFSGLEELSAQISRDAQQARERLQETAG; this comes from the coding sequence TTGATCCCTCTCTGCTCGCCACAGCAGGCCCGCACGCCCACCGCCCTGGCTCTGGGCAGCTTTGACGGCCTGCATGCCGGACACCGGCGGGTGATCGATGCCGTCTGCCGCGAACCCGCCGGCGGCATCCCCACGGTGGTGAGTTTCTGGCCCCACCCGCGCGAGGTGCTGCATGGCGAGCCGAGGCTGCGCCTGGACCTGCCCGAGGAAAAACTGCATCTGCTGGACCCGCTGGGCATTCAGCAACTGGTGCTGGTGCCCTTCAACCGGGAGCTGGCGCAGCTGAGTGCCAGCCGCTTCGTGGAGGAGATGCTGATCGGGACGCTGCAGGCACGCCACATCGCCGTGGGGGCCAACTTCCGCTTTGGCCGCGGCCGTGAAGGCGGTGCCGAAACCTTGAAAGCAATGGCGGAAGCCGTCGGCGTGCGCGTGACCGTGGTGCCGATCCTGGAAGATCCAGGAGGCCGCATGAGCAGCAGCCGGATTCGCCAAGCCCTGGGCGAGGGTGACCTGATCAGCGCACGCGAGCTGCTTCAGCGGGCCTACCAGTTCCAGGGAACCGTGGTTCAGGGCCGTGGCCTAGGCCATCAGCTCGGCTGGCCCACCGCCAATCTTCAGGTGGATGGACGCAAGTTCCTTCCTGGGCTGGGGGTGTACGCGGCCTGGGCCTGGGTGGAGGGTGAAGACGCGGCCATACCAGCTGTGATGAACCTCGGACCGCAACCCACCGTTGACCCCGACTCACCCTCCGCCGTGGAAGTGCATCTGCTCGATACGCGCCGGGAACTCGTGGGGCGCACTCTCAGGGTGGAGCCCGTAGAACGACTGCGGGGCCAGTGCCGCTTCTCCGGCCTAGAAGAACTCAGCGCTCAGATCAGTCGCGATGCCCAGCAGGCACGCGAGCGGCTTCAGGAGACAGCGGGGTAG
- the thiS gene encoding sulfur carrier protein ThiS: MQLKVNGEQRSLDAGLTHLNQVIEALGHHPKLVVVEFNGLILTPDRWAEQAVKDGDSLEIVTIVGGGS, encoded by the coding sequence ATGCAGCTCAAGGTGAATGGCGAACAGCGCAGCCTCGATGCAGGCCTGACGCATCTCAACCAAGTGATCGAAGCCCTCGGCCATCACCCCAAGCTGGTGGTGGTGGAATTCAACGGGTTGATCCTCACGCCCGATCGCTGGGCAGAGCAAGCTGTGAAGGATGGTGACAGCCTGGAGATCGTCACCATCGTAGGCGGAGGTTCCTAG
- the larB gene encoding nickel pincer cofactor biosynthesis protein LarB, with the protein MSAPEARLDLQRRQRLGMVEAVWGEHKSADQIVAILQTMHHAGELAFVTRVDPLKAAEVQARCPEVQVHAAAACLTLGDLPAADGQPLVAVLSGGTSDRRVAEEAALALRVHGVSTTSFLDVGVAGLHRLLAVLPDLETLPVLIACAGMEGALPTVLAGLVPQPVIGVPVSVGYGVSAGGRAALDGMLASCAPGLSVVNIDNGYGAAMAALRILKSSP; encoded by the coding sequence GTGAGTGCTCCTGAGGCGCGACTGGATCTGCAACGTCGCCAGCGGCTCGGGATGGTGGAGGCCGTCTGGGGTGAGCACAAAAGTGCCGATCAGATTGTGGCCATCCTCCAGACCATGCACCACGCCGGTGAACTGGCGTTTGTGACACGTGTGGATCCGCTGAAGGCTGCGGAGGTGCAGGCCCGCTGCCCCGAGGTTCAGGTGCACGCGGCTGCTGCCTGTCTCACCCTGGGTGATCTTCCGGCAGCTGATGGCCAGCCTTTGGTGGCGGTGTTAAGCGGCGGCACCAGTGATCGCCGCGTGGCGGAGGAGGCGGCGCTGGCGTTGCGGGTGCATGGCGTCAGCACTACATCGTTCCTCGACGTGGGTGTGGCCGGGCTGCATCGCTTGCTGGCGGTGTTGCCCGATCTCGAAACGTTGCCGGTGCTGATCGCGTGCGCGGGAATGGAGGGTGCTCTGCCCACAGTGCTGGCCGGGTTGGTGCCGCAGCCTGTGATCGGTGTGCCGGTATCCGTTGGCTATGGCGTCAGCGCTGGAGGCCGTGCCGCTCTCGACGGCATGCTGGCCAGCTGCGCACCGGGTCTGAGTGTGGTGAATATCGACAATGGCTATGGCGCTGCCATGGCGGCTTTGCGCATCCTCAAAAGCAGCCCCTAG
- a CDS encoding thiamine phosphate synthase codes for MEPMPVAPSTEPRVARLIDANLDRAREGLRVIEDWCRFGLDREDLVVPLKDWRQQLGLLHADLYRQARSTATDTAAGLSHPAQQTRTDSRQVVKANASRVQEALRVIEEFARTTDAPLATTAATVRYALYDHEVRILEACDHNHRRQQLESAKLCLITDPGPDDDSSAMLKRVEAALRAGVTLVQYRRKQGDDRLRLQEARQLAELCRSHQALFIVNDRIDLALLVSADGVHLGQEDLPHAEARALLGCDKLIGRSTHRLEQLIQAQDDGADYVGVGPVYATRTKAERTPAGLEWVRKANAAATVPWFAIGGIDTSTIAEVRAAGASRIAVVSAIMAADDPAEASRHLLHQLS; via the coding sequence ATGGAACCGATGCCTGTCGCCCCCAGCACTGAGCCACGTGTTGCAAGGCTGATCGACGCCAACCTGGACAGGGCGCGCGAAGGGCTGCGGGTGATCGAAGACTGGTGCCGCTTCGGACTGGACCGCGAAGACCTCGTGGTGCCCTTGAAAGATTGGCGTCAGCAGCTGGGGCTACTGCATGCGGACCTCTACCGGCAGGCCCGCTCCACCGCCACCGACACCGCAGCGGGCCTAAGCCACCCGGCGCAGCAGACACGCACCGACAGCCGCCAGGTGGTGAAGGCCAATGCCAGTCGTGTGCAGGAAGCCCTGCGGGTGATCGAGGAGTTTGCCCGCACCACAGACGCCCCCCTGGCCACCACAGCCGCCACGGTGCGTTACGCGCTCTACGACCACGAAGTGCGCATCCTTGAGGCCTGCGACCACAACCATCGGCGTCAGCAACTGGAGAGCGCCAAGCTCTGCCTGATTACCGATCCGGGTCCGGATGACGACAGCAGCGCGATGCTGAAGCGCGTGGAGGCGGCTTTGCGGGCAGGCGTCACGCTGGTGCAATACCGGCGCAAGCAGGGCGACGATCGCCTGCGGCTGCAGGAGGCCAGACAACTGGCCGAGCTGTGCCGCAGTCACCAAGCCCTGTTCATCGTGAACGACCGCATCGATCTTGCATTGCTGGTGAGCGCCGATGGCGTGCATCTCGGCCAAGAAGACCTGCCCCATGCGGAAGCGCGTGCGCTGTTGGGTTGCGACAAGCTGATCGGTCGCAGCACCCACCGGCTCGAGCAATTGATCCAAGCGCAGGACGACGGTGCCGACTACGTCGGAGTCGGACCCGTCTATGCCACCCGCACCAAGGCCGAGCGGACCCCCGCAGGACTCGAGTGGGTGCGCAAGGCCAATGCGGCCGCCACGGTGCCCTGGTTCGCCATCGGCGGCATTGACACCAGCACCATTGCGGAAGTTCGCGCAGCCGGAGCCTCCCGCATCGCTGTGGTGAGCGCGATCATGGCGGCCGATGACCCTGCAGAGGCCAGTCGGCACCTGCTTCACCAGCTCTCCTGA